The following proteins come from a genomic window of Anabas testudineus chromosome 3, fAnaTes1.2, whole genome shotgun sequence:
- the LOC113174737 gene encoding kinesin-like protein KIF23 isoform X1, with the protein MQRLGKGKTPRRPGPKKANIEKDPVGVYCRIRPLGGEDEECCVEMISSSTIQLHAPNGLKANRNGEYKETQYTFKKVFGINTTQLELFEDIAKPLVEDLIRCKNGLLFTYGVTGSGKTFTMTGSPGEGGLLPRSLDMLFNSIGPFQAKRFVFKPDDKNGMEIQSQVDALLERQKRDSQQSVPKTPSSRQKADPEFADMINLDDACKFENVDEDCCYSVFVSYIEIYNNYIYDLLEDVPFDPIRPKPPQSKILREDQNHNMYVAGCTEVEVKSTEEAFEVFWKGQKKRRIANTQLNRESSRSHSVFTVKLVQAPLDADGDHILQDKNQVNVSQLCLVDLAGSERTSRTKAEGSRLREAGNINQSLMTLRTCMEVLRENQMCGTNKMVPYRDSKVTHLFKNYFDGEGKVRMIVCVNPKADDYEETMLVMRFAEMTQEVEVARPVDRPICGLAAGRRHRNQAFKDELSRRLEERGGPINDDPVILDRLIENLPVLPPCDVVDPADDQTLPRLIEVLERRHQIRQMMMGQIDKTANTLKSMVQQFDSQLNSKETFLHDQRSRLNEKDKVIINQKTEIERLEKKSKTLEYKIDILQKTTEMYEQDKRSLQQELESREQRLHRELSERRRAEQRMQGIVTDTKLKWEKECERRVNAKQLEMQNKLWVKDEKLKQLKAIVTESNSGASSSTERPERPTRERDRNIAQKRSASPSPRPFVVPFPHHFQDFSQTPSHQNQASVRAVQDPYPTTSSPSSPSSSAYPSVASSISKWEQRFPVDSSSQARHPGSPQCRSRTPAPFHSTSSVGRRRGQRWAPDTEAPSTTLVYGLDLEAGTRTAVPVHPMHRRSHSAGGEKWVDHKPSSNLDLETVMQPIIPNAITVSTPNEKALSKCHKYVLRHQELASDGEIETKLIKGNVFKTRGGGQAVQFTDIETLKQECPTASSRKRRSGSEEGPSQMVDIENRAPVANTSSSYGYQKRRKP; encoded by the exons ATGCAGAGATTAGG CAAGGGGAAGACGCCTCGGAGGCCAGGCCCAAAGAAGGCCAACATAGAAAAAGATCCTGTTGGA GTATACTGCAGAATACGACCACTTGGAGGAGAAGATGAGGAATGTTGTGTTGAAatgatcagcagcagcactatCCAGCTGCATGCTCCTAATGGTCTTAAAGCCAACCGGAATGGGGAGTATAAAGAG ACACAGTACACCTTCAAAAAGGTATTTGGTATTAATACCACTCAGCTGGAGCTATTTGAAGATATTGCTAAGCCACTGGTGGAGGACCTTATTCGCTGTAAGAATG GACTGTTGTTTACATATGGTGTTACTGGGAGTGGTAAGACCTTCACCATGACCGGCTCACCTGGGGAAGGTGGACTTCTCCCTCGTTCCTTGGACATGCTCTTCAACAGCATCGGCCCCTTTCAGGCCAAAAGATTT GTCTTTAAACCAGATGACAAAAATGGGATGGAGATCCAGAGTCAAGTTGATGCTCTACTGGAGAGACAGAAGCGAGACAGTCAACAGTCTGTGCCCAAAACGCCATCCTCAAG GCAGAAAGCTGACCCAGAGTTTGCAGATATGATAAACTTGGACGATGCATGTAAATTTGAGAATGTGGATGAAGACTGTTGTTACAGCGTGTTTGTGTCCTACATCGAGATCTACAACAACTATATCTATGATCTCCTTGAGGATGTGCCATTTGACCCAATCAGACCAAA ACCGCCTCAATCCAAGATCCTCCGTGAAGATCAGAATCACAACATGTATGTGGCTGGCTGTACAGAAGTTGAAGTAAAATCCACAGAGGAGGCTTTTGAAGTCTTTTGGAAGG gacaaaagaaaaggagaataGCCAACACTCAACTGAACCGCGAATCCAGTCGCTCCCACAGTGTGTTCACAGTAAAGCTGGTCCAGGCACCACTTGATGCCGATGGGGACCACATTCTCCAG gacaaaaacCAGGTAAACGTGAGCCAGCTGTGCCTGGTTGACCTGGCGGGCAGTGAACGCACCAGCAGAACTAAAGCAGAGGGAAGCCGTCTTCGTGAAGCAG GTAATATTAATCAGTCCTTGATGACACTGCGCACATGTATGGAAGTCCTGCGTGAAAACCAGATGTGTGGAACTAATAAG ATGGTGCCATACAGGGACTCTAAAGTTACACATCTGTTTAAAAACTACTTTGATGGTGAAGGAAAAGTCAGGATGATTGTCTGTGTCAACCCAAAGGCTGATGATTATGAAGAAACTATG ctcgTGATGCGATTTGCTGAGATGACccaggaggtggaggtggcGCGGCCGGTGGACCGGCCCATCTGTGGCCTTGCTGCAGGACGCAGACACAGAAACCAGGCCTTCAAAGATGAGTTGTCTCGTCGGCTGGAAGAGCGTGGAGGTCCTATTAATG ATGACCCAGTTATTCTGGATCGGCTCATAGAAAACCTTCCAGTGCTGCCCCCTTGTGATGTGGTGGACCCAGCTGATGATCAGACACTGCCCCGTCTGATTGAGGTTTTGGAAAGGAGGCATCAAATTCGTCAGATGATGATGGGGCAGATTGACAAAACTG CAAATACACTGAAGTCCATGGTTCAGCAGTTTGACAGTCAGCTCAACTCGAAGGAGACCTTCCTCCATGATCAACGAAGCAGATTGAATGAGAAGGACAAAGTCATTATTAACCAGAAGACGGAGATAGAACGATTAGAGAAAAAATCCAAAACTCTGGAATACAAG aTTGATATTCTGCAAAAGACAACAGAAATGTATGAGCAGGACAAGCGATCACTTCAGCAAGAGCTGGAGAGCCGAGAACAGAGGCTGCACAGAGAGCTGTCAGAGAGGAGGCGGGCGGAGCAACGCATGCAGGGCATTGTGACAGACACCAAACTCAAGTGGGAGAAGGAGTGT GAGAGGCGGGTGAACGCCAAGCAGCTGGAGATGCAGAACAAGTTGTGGGTGAAGGATGAAAAGCTGAAGCAGCTCAAAGCCATAGTGACAGAGAGCAACAGTGGTGCCAGCTCCTCCACTGAGCGTCCAGAGAGGCCCACGAGGGAGAGAGATCGTAACATTGCCCAGAAGAGGTCTGCCTCACCATCACCACGTCCT TTTGTGGTCCCATTCCCTCATCACTTTCAGGACTTCAGCCAAACTCCTTCTCACCAAAATCAAGCCAGTGTTAGGGCAGTGCAGGACCCTTATCCTACcacctcttctccctcctccccctcctcttcagCTTATCCTTCAGTGGCCTCCAGCATTTCTAAGTGGGAGCAGAGGTTCCCTGTAGACTCAAGCAGTCAGGCTCGACATCCCGGTTCTCCCCAGTGCAGGAGCCGGACTCCTGCCCCATTTCACAGCACCAGCAGCGTGGGTCGCAGGAGAGGCCAACGCTGGGCCCCAGACACTGAGGCCCCTTCTACAACTCTTGTCTATGGGCTAGACCTAGAGGCAGGCACAAGG ACGGCCGTCCCAGTTCATCCAATGCACAGGCGGTCACACTCTGCGGGTGGGGAGAAATGGGTAGACCACAAACCCTCTTCTAATTTGGACCTAGAAACTGTCATGCAGCCAATCATACCAAATGCAATCACGGTGTCGACCCCTAACGAGAAAGCTCTGTCTAAATGCCACAAGTATGTTCTTAGACATCAGGAGCTTGCCTCCGACGGGGAAATCGAGACCAAATTAATCAAG GGCAATGTTTTTAAGACAAGAGGTGGAGGTCAAGCTGTGCAGTTTACTGACATTGAGACACTAAAACAGGAGTGCCCAACAGCATCAAG
- the LOC113174737 gene encoding kinesin-like protein KIF23 isoform X2: MQRLGKGKTPRRPGPKKANIEKDPVGVYCRIRPLGGEDEECCVEMISSSTIQLHAPNGLKANRNGEYKETQYTFKKVFGINTTQLELFEDIAKPLVEDLIRCKNGLLFTYGVTGSGKTFTMTGSPGEGGLLPRSLDMLFNSIGPFQAKRFVFKPDDKNGMEIQSQVDALLERQKRDSQQSVPKTPSSRQKADPEFADMINLDDACKFENVDEDCCYSVFVSYIEIYNNYIYDLLEDVPFDPIRPKPPQSKILREDQNHNMYVAGCTEVEVKSTEEAFEVFWKGQKKRRIANTQLNRESSRSHSVFTVKLVQAPLDADGDHILQDKNQVNVSQLCLVDLAGSERTSRTKAEGSRLREAGNINQSLMTLRTCMEVLRENQMCGTNKMVPYRDSKVTHLFKNYFDGEGKVRMIVCVNPKADDYEETMLVMRFAEMTQEVEVARPVDRPICGLAAGRRHRNQAFKDELSRRLEERGGPINDDPVILDRLIENLPVLPPCDVVDPADDQTLPRLIEVLERRHQIRQMMMGQIDKTANTLKSMVQQFDSQLNSKETFLHDQRSRLNEKDKVIINQKTEIERLEKKSKTLEYKIDILQKTTEMYEQDKRSLQQELESREQRLHRELSERRRAEQRMQGIVTDTKLKWEKECERRVNAKQLEMQNKLWVKDEKLKQLKAIVTESNSGASSSTERPERPTRERDRNIAQKRSASPSPRPDFSQTPSHQNQASVRAVQDPYPTTSSPSSPSSSAYPSVASSISKWEQRFPVDSSSQARHPGSPQCRSRTPAPFHSTSSVGRRRGQRWAPDTEAPSTTLVYGLDLEAGTRTAVPVHPMHRRSHSAGGEKWVDHKPSSNLDLETVMQPIIPNAITVSTPNEKALSKCHKYVLRHQELASDGEIETKLIKGNVFKTRGGGQAVQFTDIETLKQECPTASSRKRRSGSEEGPSQMVDIENRAPVANTSSSYGYQKRRKP, translated from the exons ATGCAGAGATTAGG CAAGGGGAAGACGCCTCGGAGGCCAGGCCCAAAGAAGGCCAACATAGAAAAAGATCCTGTTGGA GTATACTGCAGAATACGACCACTTGGAGGAGAAGATGAGGAATGTTGTGTTGAAatgatcagcagcagcactatCCAGCTGCATGCTCCTAATGGTCTTAAAGCCAACCGGAATGGGGAGTATAAAGAG ACACAGTACACCTTCAAAAAGGTATTTGGTATTAATACCACTCAGCTGGAGCTATTTGAAGATATTGCTAAGCCACTGGTGGAGGACCTTATTCGCTGTAAGAATG GACTGTTGTTTACATATGGTGTTACTGGGAGTGGTAAGACCTTCACCATGACCGGCTCACCTGGGGAAGGTGGACTTCTCCCTCGTTCCTTGGACATGCTCTTCAACAGCATCGGCCCCTTTCAGGCCAAAAGATTT GTCTTTAAACCAGATGACAAAAATGGGATGGAGATCCAGAGTCAAGTTGATGCTCTACTGGAGAGACAGAAGCGAGACAGTCAACAGTCTGTGCCCAAAACGCCATCCTCAAG GCAGAAAGCTGACCCAGAGTTTGCAGATATGATAAACTTGGACGATGCATGTAAATTTGAGAATGTGGATGAAGACTGTTGTTACAGCGTGTTTGTGTCCTACATCGAGATCTACAACAACTATATCTATGATCTCCTTGAGGATGTGCCATTTGACCCAATCAGACCAAA ACCGCCTCAATCCAAGATCCTCCGTGAAGATCAGAATCACAACATGTATGTGGCTGGCTGTACAGAAGTTGAAGTAAAATCCACAGAGGAGGCTTTTGAAGTCTTTTGGAAGG gacaaaagaaaaggagaataGCCAACACTCAACTGAACCGCGAATCCAGTCGCTCCCACAGTGTGTTCACAGTAAAGCTGGTCCAGGCACCACTTGATGCCGATGGGGACCACATTCTCCAG gacaaaaacCAGGTAAACGTGAGCCAGCTGTGCCTGGTTGACCTGGCGGGCAGTGAACGCACCAGCAGAACTAAAGCAGAGGGAAGCCGTCTTCGTGAAGCAG GTAATATTAATCAGTCCTTGATGACACTGCGCACATGTATGGAAGTCCTGCGTGAAAACCAGATGTGTGGAACTAATAAG ATGGTGCCATACAGGGACTCTAAAGTTACACATCTGTTTAAAAACTACTTTGATGGTGAAGGAAAAGTCAGGATGATTGTCTGTGTCAACCCAAAGGCTGATGATTATGAAGAAACTATG ctcgTGATGCGATTTGCTGAGATGACccaggaggtggaggtggcGCGGCCGGTGGACCGGCCCATCTGTGGCCTTGCTGCAGGACGCAGACACAGAAACCAGGCCTTCAAAGATGAGTTGTCTCGTCGGCTGGAAGAGCGTGGAGGTCCTATTAATG ATGACCCAGTTATTCTGGATCGGCTCATAGAAAACCTTCCAGTGCTGCCCCCTTGTGATGTGGTGGACCCAGCTGATGATCAGACACTGCCCCGTCTGATTGAGGTTTTGGAAAGGAGGCATCAAATTCGTCAGATGATGATGGGGCAGATTGACAAAACTG CAAATACACTGAAGTCCATGGTTCAGCAGTTTGACAGTCAGCTCAACTCGAAGGAGACCTTCCTCCATGATCAACGAAGCAGATTGAATGAGAAGGACAAAGTCATTATTAACCAGAAGACGGAGATAGAACGATTAGAGAAAAAATCCAAAACTCTGGAATACAAG aTTGATATTCTGCAAAAGACAACAGAAATGTATGAGCAGGACAAGCGATCACTTCAGCAAGAGCTGGAGAGCCGAGAACAGAGGCTGCACAGAGAGCTGTCAGAGAGGAGGCGGGCGGAGCAACGCATGCAGGGCATTGTGACAGACACCAAACTCAAGTGGGAGAAGGAGTGT GAGAGGCGGGTGAACGCCAAGCAGCTGGAGATGCAGAACAAGTTGTGGGTGAAGGATGAAAAGCTGAAGCAGCTCAAAGCCATAGTGACAGAGAGCAACAGTGGTGCCAGCTCCTCCACTGAGCGTCCAGAGAGGCCCACGAGGGAGAGAGATCGTAACATTGCCCAGAAGAGGTCTGCCTCACCATCACCACGTCCT GACTTCAGCCAAACTCCTTCTCACCAAAATCAAGCCAGTGTTAGGGCAGTGCAGGACCCTTATCCTACcacctcttctccctcctccccctcctcttcagCTTATCCTTCAGTGGCCTCCAGCATTTCTAAGTGGGAGCAGAGGTTCCCTGTAGACTCAAGCAGTCAGGCTCGACATCCCGGTTCTCCCCAGTGCAGGAGCCGGACTCCTGCCCCATTTCACAGCACCAGCAGCGTGGGTCGCAGGAGAGGCCAACGCTGGGCCCCAGACACTGAGGCCCCTTCTACAACTCTTGTCTATGGGCTAGACCTAGAGGCAGGCACAAGG ACGGCCGTCCCAGTTCATCCAATGCACAGGCGGTCACACTCTGCGGGTGGGGAGAAATGGGTAGACCACAAACCCTCTTCTAATTTGGACCTAGAAACTGTCATGCAGCCAATCATACCAAATGCAATCACGGTGTCGACCCCTAACGAGAAAGCTCTGTCTAAATGCCACAAGTATGTTCTTAGACATCAGGAGCTTGCCTCCGACGGGGAAATCGAGACCAAATTAATCAAG GGCAATGTTTTTAAGACAAGAGGTGGAGGTCAAGCTGTGCAGTTTACTGACATTGAGACACTAAAACAGGAGTGCCCAACAGCATCAAG
- the LOC113174737 gene encoding kinesin-like protein KIF23 isoform X3 codes for MQRLGKGKTPRRPGPKKANIEKDPVGVYCRIRPLGGEDEECCVEMISSSTIQLHAPNGLKANRNGEYKETQYTFKKVFGINTTQLELFEDIAKPLVEDLIRCKNGLLFTYGVTGSGKTFTMTGSPGEGGLLPRSLDMLFNSIGPFQAKRFVFKPDDKNGMEIQSQVDALLERQKRDSQQSVPKTPSSRQKADPEFADMINLDDACKFENVDEDCCYSVFVSYIEIYNNYIYDLLEDVPFDPIRPKPPQSKILREDQNHNMYVAGCTEVEVKSTEEAFEVFWKGQKKRRIANTQLNRESSRSHSVFTVKLVQAPLDADGDHILQDKNQVNVSQLCLVDLAGSERTSRTKAEGSRLREAGNINQSLMTLRTCMEVLRENQMCGTNKMVPYRDSKVTHLFKNYFDGEGKVRMIVCVNPKADDYEETMLVMRFAEMTQEVEVARPVDRPICGLAAGRRHRNQAFKDELSRRLEERGGPINDDPVILDRLIENLPVLPPCDVVDPADDQTLPRLIEVLERRHQIRQMMMGQIDKTANTLKSMVQQFDSQLNSKETFLHDQRSRLNEKDKVIINQKTEIERLEKKSKTLEYKIDILQKTTEMYEQDKRSLQQELESREQRLHRELSERRRAEQRMQGIVTDTKLKWEKECERRVNAKQLEMQNKLWVKDEKLKQLKAIVTESNSGASSSTERPERPTRERDRNIAQKRSASPSPRPTAVPVHPMHRRSHSAGGEKWVDHKPSSNLDLETVMQPIIPNAITVSTPNEKALSKCHKYVLRHQELASDGEIETKLIKGNVFKTRGGGQAVQFTDIETLKQECPTASSRKRRSGSEEGPSQMVDIENRAPVANTSSSYGYQKRRKP; via the exons ATGCAGAGATTAGG CAAGGGGAAGACGCCTCGGAGGCCAGGCCCAAAGAAGGCCAACATAGAAAAAGATCCTGTTGGA GTATACTGCAGAATACGACCACTTGGAGGAGAAGATGAGGAATGTTGTGTTGAAatgatcagcagcagcactatCCAGCTGCATGCTCCTAATGGTCTTAAAGCCAACCGGAATGGGGAGTATAAAGAG ACACAGTACACCTTCAAAAAGGTATTTGGTATTAATACCACTCAGCTGGAGCTATTTGAAGATATTGCTAAGCCACTGGTGGAGGACCTTATTCGCTGTAAGAATG GACTGTTGTTTACATATGGTGTTACTGGGAGTGGTAAGACCTTCACCATGACCGGCTCACCTGGGGAAGGTGGACTTCTCCCTCGTTCCTTGGACATGCTCTTCAACAGCATCGGCCCCTTTCAGGCCAAAAGATTT GTCTTTAAACCAGATGACAAAAATGGGATGGAGATCCAGAGTCAAGTTGATGCTCTACTGGAGAGACAGAAGCGAGACAGTCAACAGTCTGTGCCCAAAACGCCATCCTCAAG GCAGAAAGCTGACCCAGAGTTTGCAGATATGATAAACTTGGACGATGCATGTAAATTTGAGAATGTGGATGAAGACTGTTGTTACAGCGTGTTTGTGTCCTACATCGAGATCTACAACAACTATATCTATGATCTCCTTGAGGATGTGCCATTTGACCCAATCAGACCAAA ACCGCCTCAATCCAAGATCCTCCGTGAAGATCAGAATCACAACATGTATGTGGCTGGCTGTACAGAAGTTGAAGTAAAATCCACAGAGGAGGCTTTTGAAGTCTTTTGGAAGG gacaaaagaaaaggagaataGCCAACACTCAACTGAACCGCGAATCCAGTCGCTCCCACAGTGTGTTCACAGTAAAGCTGGTCCAGGCACCACTTGATGCCGATGGGGACCACATTCTCCAG gacaaaaacCAGGTAAACGTGAGCCAGCTGTGCCTGGTTGACCTGGCGGGCAGTGAACGCACCAGCAGAACTAAAGCAGAGGGAAGCCGTCTTCGTGAAGCAG GTAATATTAATCAGTCCTTGATGACACTGCGCACATGTATGGAAGTCCTGCGTGAAAACCAGATGTGTGGAACTAATAAG ATGGTGCCATACAGGGACTCTAAAGTTACACATCTGTTTAAAAACTACTTTGATGGTGAAGGAAAAGTCAGGATGATTGTCTGTGTCAACCCAAAGGCTGATGATTATGAAGAAACTATG ctcgTGATGCGATTTGCTGAGATGACccaggaggtggaggtggcGCGGCCGGTGGACCGGCCCATCTGTGGCCTTGCTGCAGGACGCAGACACAGAAACCAGGCCTTCAAAGATGAGTTGTCTCGTCGGCTGGAAGAGCGTGGAGGTCCTATTAATG ATGACCCAGTTATTCTGGATCGGCTCATAGAAAACCTTCCAGTGCTGCCCCCTTGTGATGTGGTGGACCCAGCTGATGATCAGACACTGCCCCGTCTGATTGAGGTTTTGGAAAGGAGGCATCAAATTCGTCAGATGATGATGGGGCAGATTGACAAAACTG CAAATACACTGAAGTCCATGGTTCAGCAGTTTGACAGTCAGCTCAACTCGAAGGAGACCTTCCTCCATGATCAACGAAGCAGATTGAATGAGAAGGACAAAGTCATTATTAACCAGAAGACGGAGATAGAACGATTAGAGAAAAAATCCAAAACTCTGGAATACAAG aTTGATATTCTGCAAAAGACAACAGAAATGTATGAGCAGGACAAGCGATCACTTCAGCAAGAGCTGGAGAGCCGAGAACAGAGGCTGCACAGAGAGCTGTCAGAGAGGAGGCGGGCGGAGCAACGCATGCAGGGCATTGTGACAGACACCAAACTCAAGTGGGAGAAGGAGTGT GAGAGGCGGGTGAACGCCAAGCAGCTGGAGATGCAGAACAAGTTGTGGGTGAAGGATGAAAAGCTGAAGCAGCTCAAAGCCATAGTGACAGAGAGCAACAGTGGTGCCAGCTCCTCCACTGAGCGTCCAGAGAGGCCCACGAGGGAGAGAGATCGTAACATTGCCCAGAAGAGGTCTGCCTCACCATCACCACGTCCT ACGGCCGTCCCAGTTCATCCAATGCACAGGCGGTCACACTCTGCGGGTGGGGAGAAATGGGTAGACCACAAACCCTCTTCTAATTTGGACCTAGAAACTGTCATGCAGCCAATCATACCAAATGCAATCACGGTGTCGACCCCTAACGAGAAAGCTCTGTCTAAATGCCACAAGTATGTTCTTAGACATCAGGAGCTTGCCTCCGACGGGGAAATCGAGACCAAATTAATCAAG GGCAATGTTTTTAAGACAAGAGGTGGAGGTCAAGCTGTGCAGTTTACTGACATTGAGACACTAAAACAGGAGTGCCCAACAGCATCAAG
- the LOC113174737 gene encoding kinesin-like protein KIF23 isoform X4 codes for MQRLGKGKTPRRPGPKKANIEKDPVGVYCRIRPLGGEDEECCVEMISSSTIQLHAPNGLKANRNGEYKETQYTFKKVFGINTTQLELFEDIAKPLVEDLIRCKNGLLFTYGVTGSGKTFTMTGSPGEGGLLPRSLDMLFNSIGPFQAKRFVFKPDDKNGMEIQSQVDALLERQKRDSQQSVPKTPSSRQKADPEFADMINLDDACKFENVDEDCCYSVFVSYIEIYNNYIYDLLEDVPFDPIRPKPPQSKILREDQNHNMYVAGCTEVEVKSTEEAFEVFWKGQKKRRIANTQLNRESSRSHSVFTVKLVQAPLDADGDHILQDKNQVNVSQLCLVDLAGSERTSRTKAEGSRLREAGNINQSLMTLRTCMEVLRENQMCGTNKMVPYRDSKVTHLFKNYFDGEGKVRMIVCVNPKADDYEETMLVMRFAEMTQEVEVARPVDRPICGLAAGRRHRNQAFKDELSRRLEERGGPINDDPVILDRLIENLPVLPPCDVVDPADDQTLPRLIEVLERRHQIRQMMMGQIDKTANTLKSMVQQFDSQLNSKETFLHDQRSRLNEKDKVIINQKTEIERLEKKSKTLEYKIDILQKTTEMYEQDKRSLQQELESREQRLHRELSERRRAEQRMQGIVTDTKLKWEKECERRVNAKQLEMQNKLWVKDEKLKQLKAIVTESNSGASSSTERPERPTRERDRNIAQKRSASPSPRPGNVFKTRGGGQAVQFTDIETLKQECPTASSRKRRSGSEEGPSQMVDIENRAPVANTSSSYGYQKRRKP; via the exons ATGCAGAGATTAGG CAAGGGGAAGACGCCTCGGAGGCCAGGCCCAAAGAAGGCCAACATAGAAAAAGATCCTGTTGGA GTATACTGCAGAATACGACCACTTGGAGGAGAAGATGAGGAATGTTGTGTTGAAatgatcagcagcagcactatCCAGCTGCATGCTCCTAATGGTCTTAAAGCCAACCGGAATGGGGAGTATAAAGAG ACACAGTACACCTTCAAAAAGGTATTTGGTATTAATACCACTCAGCTGGAGCTATTTGAAGATATTGCTAAGCCACTGGTGGAGGACCTTATTCGCTGTAAGAATG GACTGTTGTTTACATATGGTGTTACTGGGAGTGGTAAGACCTTCACCATGACCGGCTCACCTGGGGAAGGTGGACTTCTCCCTCGTTCCTTGGACATGCTCTTCAACAGCATCGGCCCCTTTCAGGCCAAAAGATTT GTCTTTAAACCAGATGACAAAAATGGGATGGAGATCCAGAGTCAAGTTGATGCTCTACTGGAGAGACAGAAGCGAGACAGTCAACAGTCTGTGCCCAAAACGCCATCCTCAAG GCAGAAAGCTGACCCAGAGTTTGCAGATATGATAAACTTGGACGATGCATGTAAATTTGAGAATGTGGATGAAGACTGTTGTTACAGCGTGTTTGTGTCCTACATCGAGATCTACAACAACTATATCTATGATCTCCTTGAGGATGTGCCATTTGACCCAATCAGACCAAA ACCGCCTCAATCCAAGATCCTCCGTGAAGATCAGAATCACAACATGTATGTGGCTGGCTGTACAGAAGTTGAAGTAAAATCCACAGAGGAGGCTTTTGAAGTCTTTTGGAAGG gacaaaagaaaaggagaataGCCAACACTCAACTGAACCGCGAATCCAGTCGCTCCCACAGTGTGTTCACAGTAAAGCTGGTCCAGGCACCACTTGATGCCGATGGGGACCACATTCTCCAG gacaaaaacCAGGTAAACGTGAGCCAGCTGTGCCTGGTTGACCTGGCGGGCAGTGAACGCACCAGCAGAACTAAAGCAGAGGGAAGCCGTCTTCGTGAAGCAG GTAATATTAATCAGTCCTTGATGACACTGCGCACATGTATGGAAGTCCTGCGTGAAAACCAGATGTGTGGAACTAATAAG ATGGTGCCATACAGGGACTCTAAAGTTACACATCTGTTTAAAAACTACTTTGATGGTGAAGGAAAAGTCAGGATGATTGTCTGTGTCAACCCAAAGGCTGATGATTATGAAGAAACTATG ctcgTGATGCGATTTGCTGAGATGACccaggaggtggaggtggcGCGGCCGGTGGACCGGCCCATCTGTGGCCTTGCTGCAGGACGCAGACACAGAAACCAGGCCTTCAAAGATGAGTTGTCTCGTCGGCTGGAAGAGCGTGGAGGTCCTATTAATG ATGACCCAGTTATTCTGGATCGGCTCATAGAAAACCTTCCAGTGCTGCCCCCTTGTGATGTGGTGGACCCAGCTGATGATCAGACACTGCCCCGTCTGATTGAGGTTTTGGAAAGGAGGCATCAAATTCGTCAGATGATGATGGGGCAGATTGACAAAACTG CAAATACACTGAAGTCCATGGTTCAGCAGTTTGACAGTCAGCTCAACTCGAAGGAGACCTTCCTCCATGATCAACGAAGCAGATTGAATGAGAAGGACAAAGTCATTATTAACCAGAAGACGGAGATAGAACGATTAGAGAAAAAATCCAAAACTCTGGAATACAAG aTTGATATTCTGCAAAAGACAACAGAAATGTATGAGCAGGACAAGCGATCACTTCAGCAAGAGCTGGAGAGCCGAGAACAGAGGCTGCACAGAGAGCTGTCAGAGAGGAGGCGGGCGGAGCAACGCATGCAGGGCATTGTGACAGACACCAAACTCAAGTGGGAGAAGGAGTGT GAGAGGCGGGTGAACGCCAAGCAGCTGGAGATGCAGAACAAGTTGTGGGTGAAGGATGAAAAGCTGAAGCAGCTCAAAGCCATAGTGACAGAGAGCAACAGTGGTGCCAGCTCCTCCACTGAGCGTCCAGAGAGGCCCACGAGGGAGAGAGATCGTAACATTGCCCAGAAGAGGTCTGCCTCACCATCACCACGTCCT GGCAATGTTTTTAAGACAAGAGGTGGAGGTCAAGCTGTGCAGTTTACTGACATTGAGACACTAAAACAGGAGTGCCCAACAGCATCAAG